The Micromonospora krabiensis genome window below encodes:
- a CDS encoding acyl-CoA dehydrogenase family protein, translating to MTIVDTPERRQLRELTRAFVTREVLPHLDDWERAGEVPRQVHATAAKVGLLGIGFPESVGGSGGDLLDSIIVTEEIIRAGGSSGLVAALFTHGIALPHMVAAAGGGRAGAATAVGSDLIERYVRPTLAGTLIGALAITEPDGGSDVAAIRTTARRDGDHYVVNGSKTYITSGVRADFVTTAVCTDFPGSGELSLLVIDKGTPGFTVGRRLEKLGWHCSDTAELSFVDVRVPVTNRIGEEDTGFLAIMQNFAAERLSLATQAYATAQRSVELAVRWCRDRSTFGRPLAGRQLIRHRLAEMHTRAEAARAYVHQVAARVAAGEPVVTEVAMAKNVAVAACAEVVDQALQLHGGYGYLRDAEVERHYRDSRILGIGGGTTEIMNEIIAKGIGL from the coding sequence ATGACGATCGTGGACACCCCGGAGCGCCGGCAGCTGCGCGAGCTGACCCGGGCGTTCGTCACCCGGGAGGTGCTGCCGCACCTGGACGACTGGGAGCGGGCCGGCGAGGTGCCCCGGCAGGTGCACGCCACCGCCGCGAAGGTGGGTCTGCTCGGCATCGGCTTCCCCGAGTCGGTCGGCGGCAGCGGCGGTGACCTGCTCGACTCGATCATCGTGACCGAGGAGATCATCCGCGCCGGGGGCTCGTCCGGGCTGGTCGCCGCGCTCTTCACCCACGGCATCGCGCTGCCGCACATGGTCGCGGCGGCGGGCGGCGGCCGGGCCGGCGCGGCCACCGCCGTGGGGAGCGACCTGATCGAGCGTTACGTCCGGCCGACGCTCGCCGGGACGCTCATCGGCGCGCTGGCGATCACCGAACCGGACGGCGGCTCGGACGTCGCCGCCATCCGGACCACCGCCCGCCGCGACGGCGACCACTACGTGGTGAACGGGTCGAAGACGTACATCACCAGCGGCGTCCGGGCCGACTTCGTGACCACGGCCGTCTGCACCGACTTCCCGGGCAGCGGCGAGCTCAGCCTGCTGGTGATCGACAAGGGGACGCCCGGGTTCACGGTCGGGCGGCGGCTGGAGAAGCTGGGCTGGCACTGCTCGGACACGGCCGAGCTGTCCTTCGTCGACGTGCGGGTCCCGGTGACGAACCGGATCGGCGAGGAGGACACCGGCTTCCTGGCCATCATGCAGAACTTCGCCGCGGAGCGGCTGTCGCTGGCCACCCAGGCGTACGCGACCGCGCAGCGCAGCGTCGAGCTGGCCGTGCGCTGGTGCCGGGACCGCTCCACGTTCGGCCGTCCGCTGGCCGGTCGGCAGCTCATCCGGCACCGGCTCGCCGAGATGCACACGCGCGCCGAGGCGGCCCGGGCGTACGTACACCAGGTGGCGGCCCGGGTCGCGGCCGGCGAGCCGGTGGTGACCGAGGTGGCGATGGCGAAGAACGTCGCGGTGGCGGCCTGCGCCGAGGTGGTCGACCAGGCGCTGCAACTGCACGGCGGCTACGGCTACCTGCGCGACGCGGAGGTGGAGCGGCACTACCGGGACTCGCGCATCCTCGGCATCGGCGGCGGCACCACGGAGATCATGAACGAGATCATCGCGAAGGGAATCGGGCTGTGA